From a single Nostoc edaphicum CCNP1411 genomic region:
- a CDS encoding mechanosensitive ion channel family protein: MTPRSSCSITLPEIMFLFNRFLHSIIRFVLVSVMTIAIVLGWSAIAHSQLSSSPTAASNDPHKPPKGVTRLGEYEIANVNSPLDKNLLFKVVSPTVFNRDEPPEGSLPVEVRAEEITQRLMRALDRANKAKQTPIISVATLNNRLILQLNDDQTTRSLRLVTVTEPDADYYGKTLEELAQEWRKILQAEVERIERLFSPNVLSQRVGQAIQISIGLVLGSVVLWFLRRTLIRKQTVLQARYQEHIAEAKEAAVKRSQAETSVNIQAIDTSESEAHTIAHQRSQFLEIIQRQFTLKRQLGIYSFLTLLLFWAFILGWYIGIVVIMSRVPYLMRWWSEALARPLALLIIWFFTSIVIRIGKSLIDYIIDVWTTHPSLPLSETQRITLRSATVSGALKGLITFVFITFGILRTLDIFNVPTSSILAGGAVIGIAISLGSQSLMKDLVNGCLILMEDQFAVGDVVEIGNKSGLVENLNLRVTQLRNGEGKLITIPNSNITDVNNLTRLWSRVDFSIVVAYENDPKQVLEILRQVSQQLYSEVEWRDRLPESPEVLGIDDLSHTGMLVRVWIKTAPMEQWNVGREFRLRVRLAFEANNIQIGRPQWITYNTDKE; encoded by the coding sequence ATGACTCCAAGATCGAGTTGCTCAATCACTTTACCAGAGATTATGTTCCTGTTTAATCGCTTCCTCCATTCAATAATTCGGTTTGTGCTAGTCAGCGTGATGACGATCGCAATAGTACTTGGTTGGAGTGCGATCGCCCACAGTCAACTCTCCTCCTCACCCACCGCCGCTTCTAACGATCCGCACAAACCGCCTAAAGGCGTCACCCGTCTCGGTGAATATGAAATTGCCAACGTGAATTCACCACTAGACAAAAACCTTTTATTTAAGGTTGTCTCTCCCACTGTTTTTAATCGCGACGAACCGCCAGAGGGAAGTCTTCCTGTGGAAGTACGTGCTGAAGAAATTACGCAACGGCTGATGCGAGCGCTCGATAGAGCCAACAAAGCCAAACAAACTCCCATAATTTCTGTTGCCACCCTGAATAACCGCCTAATCCTCCAGCTCAATGACGATCAAACGACCCGTTCTTTAAGGCTGGTGACAGTGACAGAGCCAGATGCTGACTACTATGGGAAAACACTGGAAGAATTGGCCCAGGAGTGGCGAAAAATATTACAAGCAGAAGTGGAACGCATCGAGCGACTCTTCTCACCTAATGTATTGTCTCAACGGGTTGGGCAGGCAATACAAATCAGCATCGGCTTGGTGTTGGGCAGTGTTGTGTTATGGTTCCTGCGGCGAACTCTAATTCGCAAACAGACGGTATTGCAAGCTCGTTATCAAGAGCATATAGCTGAGGCAAAAGAGGCTGCGGTCAAACGCTCTCAGGCAGAAACATCGGTCAATATTCAGGCAATCGACACCAGCGAATCAGAGGCACACACCATCGCCCATCAGCGATCGCAATTTCTAGAAATCATCCAGCGACAGTTCACTCTCAAGCGCCAACTGGGGATCTATTCTTTTCTTACCTTGCTACTGTTTTGGGCGTTTATTCTCGGATGGTACATCGGCATTGTGGTCATCATGTCTCGCGTCCCCTACCTGATGAGATGGTGGAGTGAAGCTTTAGCCCGTCCCCTCGCGCTGCTGATTATTTGGTTTTTCACTAGTATTGTCATTCGTATTGGCAAAAGCTTAATTGACTACATCATCGATGTCTGGACAACCCATCCCTCTCTCCCTTTGAGTGAAACTCAACGGATTACCCTGCGATCTGCAACAGTTTCCGGGGCACTAAAAGGATTAATCACCTTTGTTTTCATTACCTTCGGTATCTTGCGGACTCTAGACATTTTTAATGTACCCACTAGTTCAATTTTGGCAGGGGGTGCTGTCATCGGTATTGCAATTTCCCTTGGTTCCCAAAGTTTGATGAAAGATTTGGTCAATGGCTGCTTAATTTTGATGGAGGATCAATTTGCTGTGGGAGATGTGGTTGAGATTGGGAATAAAAGCGGACTGGTGGAAAATCTCAACCTACGCGTGACTCAACTACGCAATGGCGAAGGTAAGTTAATTACCATTCCTAATAGCAATATCACTGATGTCAACAACTTAACCCGCCTTTGGTCGCGGGTAGACTTTTCTATTGTGGTAGCCTATGAAAACGACCCGAAGCAGGTTTTAGAAATTCTCAGGCAAGTCTCCCAGCAATTATATAGCGAAGTGGAATGGCGCGATCGCCTGCCAGAATCGCCCGAAGTGCTGGGCATTGATGACCTCTCCCACACGGGTATGCTAGTGCGCGTTTGGATTAAAACGGCACCGATGGAACAATGGAATGTTGGGCGAGAGTTCCGTCTACGAGTGCGCCTAGCCTTTGAAGCAAACAATATCCAGATTGGCAGACCACAATGGATTACTTACAACACAGATAAAGAGTAA
- a CDS encoding PrsW family intramembrane metalloprotease → MTSTAKSEDTIRKAAIARSGWSYPVRFFQPHNPACYLYWLLVLKGTYVFSGLLLSSAIYPTALFIALSSQALYCLPWIWFLTHKDRYEREPAKLALLGFLWGGLVAPWVMALPGNGAILSLIAKLASFDFYSHWSPPITAPIVEESSKFVGLIMLSLLARNHVRNAYDGFLLGAFVGLGFQVFENVSYIVGAPDASFGSQQVADAFQVLVGRTSVGFWSHSLFTAVAGTGFGYFLEAKNRSFGHRLAVLVGFFLLACLAHGCWDAIIGFIGFGLMGIVIGTVAILLAWRFSEQRQRKFVRVLLADDVANGIVTEAELDAISNRPRNRRAYLKEIKSSSGSEAAKRAGLILDAAIDLAAAIASTDSLDSPAAKAARAEIARVRGAAQLGRLE, encoded by the coding sequence GTGACTAGCACGGCAAAGAGTGAGGACACAATCCGCAAGGCTGCCATTGCTCGTTCAGGCTGGAGCTATCCCGTCCGATTTTTTCAGCCGCACAACCCGGCGTGCTACCTGTATTGGTTGCTCGTGCTGAAAGGCACCTATGTTTTCAGCGGACTTTTGTTGAGCAGCGCCATCTATCCCACCGCTCTGTTCATCGCCCTCTCGTCTCAGGCATTGTATTGCCTGCCTTGGATCTGGTTTCTCACGCACAAAGATCGCTATGAACGCGAGCCAGCCAAGCTCGCGCTGCTTGGCTTCCTCTGGGGCGGACTAGTAGCGCCGTGGGTCATGGCGCTCCCTGGCAATGGTGCAATCCTATCCCTAATAGCGAAGCTGGCCAGCTTCGACTTTTATAGCCATTGGAGTCCGCCCATCACGGCACCCATCGTGGAAGAAAGCTCCAAATTCGTCGGGCTTATCATGCTCTCTTTACTAGCACGCAACCATGTCCGCAACGCCTACGACGGGTTTCTGCTTGGTGCGTTTGTGGGTCTCGGCTTTCAGGTCTTTGAAAACGTGTCTTACATTGTGGGCGCACCCGACGCAAGTTTCGGATCGCAGCAGGTTGCTGATGCGTTCCAGGTATTGGTAGGGCGCACATCTGTCGGTTTCTGGAGTCACTCGCTCTTCACGGCGGTTGCGGGTACGGGATTTGGCTACTTCCTCGAAGCGAAAAATCGCTCGTTCGGCCATCGGCTCGCGGTTTTGGTAGGTTTCTTTCTGTTGGCTTGTCTGGCTCATGGCTGTTGGGATGCCATTATTGGGTTTATCGGCTTCGGGCTCATGGGCATCGTCATTGGAACGGTTGCGATTTTGCTTGCGTGGCGGTTCTCCGAGCAGCGTCAGCGCAAGTTTGTCCGCGTCCTGCTGGCTGACGATGTTGCAAACGGAATCGTGACAGAAGCCGAACTGGATGCGATTTCTAACCGACCGAGAAATCGGCGAGCTTACCTAAAAGAGATCAAGTCCTCATCCGGGTCTGAGGCGGCAAAACGCGCTGGGTTAATACTTGATGCGGCGATCGATCTTGCAGCTGCAATTGCATCTACGGACAGTCTCGATAGTCCGGCAGCCAAAGCCGCGCGTGCGGAGATTGCAAGGGTGCGCGGTGCAGCACAGTTAGGTCGATTAGAGTAG